One Novosphingobium sp. G106 DNA segment encodes these proteins:
- a CDS encoding FAD-binding protein produces MSDLQFDETFDFVSVGSGGGSMCSALLMRSLGKSVVILEKMPRIGGTTSRSGGVMWIPNNRFMKEEGVEDSYEKSMTYMESTAGQSLDAPGTSPAKRSAYVTEGPKMVDFLVNNGIKLRRVPWWPDYYDDRPGGSVPGRTVVADIFNTNELGEWRERLEPNFLGNTPAFLFEGFEIGLAKHSWIGKRDMLKVGMRMALAKLTGKRWVTAGGALQGRMLQASLNAGVDLRVNSKVSGFIQDENGAVKGVITEKDGKPWRVGANLGVLVNAGGFSHNQEMRDKYQPGTSAKWTAATPGSTGEMILEMNRIGAAIGQMEEMVGNQMTIPPGKENQGNGVSLGELAGGQTHYAKPHSIVVDQSGVRYMNEGGSYMEFCQNMLKRDKIVPAVHSWWIGDQKGRDDYHGGNPPKAWLESGFFKRADTIEGLADQIGVDPKVLRNTIDKFNADARAGVDSEFGRGNRAYDNFLGNFHRKDGSHTLGPIETGPFYAAPVVPGDVGTYGGVVTDENARVLREDGSWIEGLYATGISTASVMGRIYPGAGSSVGPSFVFGWIAAKHAANASNIA; encoded by the coding sequence ATGAGCGATCTGCAATTCGATGAGACCTTCGATTTCGTTTCGGTGGGCAGCGGCGGCGGCTCGATGTGTTCGGCGCTACTGATGCGCTCGCTGGGCAAGAGCGTTGTCATCCTGGAGAAGATGCCGCGGATCGGAGGCACGACCTCACGCTCGGGCGGGGTCATGTGGATCCCCAACAACCGCTTCATGAAGGAAGAGGGAGTCGAGGACAGCTACGAGAAGTCGATGACCTACATGGAATCAACCGCGGGCCAGTCGCTCGATGCGCCCGGAACCAGCCCGGCCAAGCGCAGCGCTTATGTCACTGAGGGGCCGAAGATGGTCGACTTCCTCGTGAACAACGGGATCAAGCTGCGGCGCGTTCCCTGGTGGCCCGACTACTACGACGATCGCCCCGGCGGCTCCGTCCCTGGCCGCACGGTCGTCGCCGACATTTTCAACACCAACGAGCTCGGCGAATGGCGCGAGCGGCTCGAACCCAACTTCCTCGGCAATACGCCGGCCTTCCTCTTCGAAGGGTTCGAGATCGGCCTCGCCAAGCACTCGTGGATCGGCAAGCGCGACATGCTGAAAGTGGGCATGCGCATGGCCCTGGCCAAGCTGACCGGCAAGCGCTGGGTCACCGCTGGCGGCGCGCTGCAGGGGCGGATGTTGCAGGCCAGCCTGAACGCCGGCGTTGACCTGCGCGTCAACAGCAAGGTCAGCGGCTTCATCCAGGATGAGAACGGCGCGGTGAAGGGCGTCATCACCGAGAAGGACGGCAAGCCCTGGCGCGTCGGCGCGAACCTCGGCGTCTTGGTGAACGCCGGCGGCTTCAGCCACAATCAGGAGATGCGCGACAAGTACCAGCCCGGTACTTCGGCCAAGTGGACCGCGGCAACACCCGGCAGCACGGGCGAGATGATCCTCGAGATGAACAGGATCGGCGCCGCCATCGGCCAGATGGAGGAAATGGTCGGCAACCAGATGACGATCCCGCCGGGCAAAGAGAACCAGGGCAACGGCGTCTCGCTGGGCGAACTAGCGGGCGGCCAGACGCATTATGCCAAGCCGCACTCGATCGTCGTCGACCAGTCGGGCGTCCGCTACATGAACGAGGGCGGCTCCTACATGGAGTTCTGCCAGAACATGCTCAAGCGCGACAAGATCGTGCCGGCCGTGCACAGCTGGTGGATCGGCGATCAGAAGGGCCGCGACGATTATCACGGCGGTAATCCGCCCAAGGCCTGGCTGGAATCCGGCTTCTTCAAGCGCGCGGACACGATCGAAGGCCTCGCCGACCAGATCGGCGTCGATCCGAAAGTACTCCGCAATACGATCGACAAGTTCAATGCCGATGCCCGCGCGGGCGTGGACAGCGAGTTCGGCCGCGGCAACCGCGCCTACGACAACTTCCTGGGCAACTTCCACCGCAAGGACGGTTCGCACACCCTGGGGCCGATCGAGACGGGGCCGTTCTATGCGGCGCCGGTTGTGCCGGGTGACGTGGGCACCTATGGCGGCGTCGTCACGGACGAGAACGCACGCGTACTGCGCGAAGACGGCAGCTGGATTGAAGGGCTCTATGCGACAGGCATCAGTACGGCTTCGGTGATGGGCCGGATCTATCCGGGCGCGGGGTCGAGCGTGGGACCCAGCTTCGTGTTCGGATGGATCGCCGCCAAGCACGCGGCGAACGCCAGCAACATCGCCTGA